The DNA region AACAGCAGCACCTCCGGCACCGGATGGCCCTTCCTCATCGTCACGGGCGTCGGCGACGTGATCATCTCGACACTCGCCTACCCCTTCACCGCGGGAGTGATGGCGCTGCTCTACATCGACCAGCGCATCCGCCGCGAAGCACTCGACCTGGATCTCGCCAGGGCCGCCGGAGTGCCTGGATACGAGACCCCTAGGAGCTGATGCCGTGAAGGCAGCGGGGGGCGCCGCGGCAGCAAGCGTGTTCGTCCGGGCGGAGGACGGCATACCCGTGGACATTCCGCGGGTCCCCGCCCGGGAAGCGGCACAGGACGAACTGTCCGACCCGAGGTACCACGAACATGATCCGAACCTGCTCGAGCGCGTCCTCGACCGCTTCTGGGAATGGGTGGGCGAGCTCTTCGACGGCGCGGCCGGGGCGGCACCCGGCGGACGACTCGGGCTCGTGGTCATCGTCCTGATCGTCCTCGGCCTGGGCGCCGCCCTCTGGTGGCGACTCGGCGTCCCGCAGCCCGTCGCCCGGCCCACGGAGCCGCTCTTCGGTGGCGTCGCGCGCAGCGCGGCCGACCACCGCGAGGCGGCGCAGGCACATGCCGCCGTCCACCGCTGGACGGAAGCCGTCCAGGAACGCATGCGCGCCCTCGTTCGCTCCCTGGAGGACCGAGCCGTGCTCGACCCGCGTCCGGGCCGCACCGCGGACGAGGCCGCCGTCGAGGCGGGCCGGGTCCTGCCCGGCCATGCCTCCCGTCTCCGAGATGCCGCACGGGCCTTCGACGCCGTCATGTACGGAGGCCGCACGGCCGACGCGGCCACGTACCAGACCCTGTGCGCACTCGACCGGGACGTCGAGGCCGCCAAGCCCCTGTTCACCACCGGCACGGCCGGGGGAACCGCCCGATGACCGAGACCACCACCCCACCCGACACGCCGCTCCCCACGACCTCGGTGTCCCACACGCCCGGCGAGATCTGGCGACGTGTACGAGGACTGCTCCTCGCCGCGCTGCTCCTCACCGCGGCCGGGATCACCTTCGCCGCCTTCCACTCCGGCGGCGGACACGGCCGCCTCGATCCCCGCTCCCCGGACCCGGACGGCAGCCGGGCCGTCGCCGAACTCCTGAAGGACCGAGGCGTCACGGTCGACGTCGTCACGACGCTCGACGAGGCGACCGGCGCGGCGGGCCCCGACACCACCCTCCTCGTCGCCGCTCCCAACGCGCTCACCGCCTACCAGCAGAACACGCTCCTGAACGCCACTCAGGGCTCTTCGGGCCGCACCGTGCTCGTCGCCCCCGGCCGCCTGTCCGTCGAAGTGCTGGCGCCCGGCGTCCGCGCCATGTCCCGCGGTCCGGTGGATCCCCTGGCGCCCGGCTGCGCTCTCCCCGCCGCGCGTTCCGCGGGAACGGCCGACATGGGCGGCTTCCGCTACCACACGGACATGGACGGTGCCGTCACCTGCTACCTCGCCGACGGCCTTCCCACCTTCCTTACCCTCCCCGGGCTCGACAGCGGGGACACCGTCCTGCTGGGCTCGCCCCACCTCCTCCTCAACGACCACCTCGACCGGCAGGGGAACGCGTCGCTCGCCCTGCAGACCCTCGGTTCCCGTCCGCATCTCGTCTGGTACCTCCCCTCACCCACGGATCCGTCCGCCACGGAGGACCCGGGAGACGGTGCCGGTGACAGTGGCAGTGACGACGGCACTGCGGCGGAGGACGAGAGCGCGTTCGTCGACCTCATCCCCTCCGGCTGGCTCTGGGGCACGCTTCAACTCGCCTTCGCGGCCCTCCTCGCCGCGATATGGCGGTCCCGCCGCCTGGGTCCCCTGGTCACCGAACGACTCCCCGTGATCATCCGGGCATCCGAGTCCACCGAGGGCCGGGCCCGTCTCTACCGCAAGGCCGATGCCCGCGACCGGGCCGCCGCCACACTGCGTTCCGCAGCACGCAACCGCATCGCTCCCCTCGTCGGGGTGTCCTCCCGTGACGCGCAGGCCCCCGATGTCCTGCTTCCCGCCGTCTCCACACACCTCGGCACCTCGGACAGTGATGCCGGCGCTCTGCTCTTCGGCCCGGTTCCGTCCGACGATGCCGCTCTCGTTCTTCTGACCGATCAACTCGACGCCCTCGAAAGAGAGGTACGCACTTCATGAGCGCCCCGACCCCGGAGCCCGCCGAGCATGCGGCGACCGAAGGGAGTCGCACGGACCCCGTCTTCTCCGACAGCGCCCGTGCGTCCCTGGAAGCCCTGCGCTCCGAGATCGCCAAAGCGGTGGTCGGCCAGGATCCCGCAGTGACGGGTCTGGTCGTCGCCCTGCTCTGCCGGGGCCACGTACTGCTGGAGGGCGTCCCCGGCGTCGCCAAGACCCTGCTGGCCCGCGCTCTCGCCGCTTCGCTCGAACTCGACACCAAACGTGTCCAGTTCACGCCCGACCTGATGCCGAGCGATGTCACGGGCTCACTCGTCTACGACGCCCGCACCGCGGAGTTCTCCTTCCAGCCCGGGCCGGTCTTCACCAACATCCTGCTCGCCGACGAGATCAACCGGACTCCTCCGAAGACCCAGTCCTCCCTGCTGGAGGCCATGGAGGAACGTCAGGTCACCGTCGACGGAACCCCACGCGCACTGCCTGACCCGTTCATGGTGGCAGCCACCCAGAACCCGGTCGAGTACGAGGGGACCTATCCGCTTCCCGAAGCGCAGTTGGACCGGTTCCTCCTCAAGCTCACCGTGCCCCTGCCGTCACGCGACGACGAGATCGACGTCCTCAGCCGCCACGCGAGCGGGTTCGACCCGCGCGACCTCGACGCCGCCGGCATACGGCCGGTGGCAGGCCCGGCCGATCTCGAAGCCGCCCGAGCGGCCGTCGCCAAGACCCGGGTCTCCACCGAGATCGCCGCTTACGTCGTCGATATCTGCCGTGCCACTCGCACATCCCCCTCGCTCACCCTCGGTGCGTCCCCGCGCGGTGCGACCGCCCTGCTCTCCACCGCGCGTGCCTGGGCCTGGCTCACCGGCCGGGACTATGTCATCCCGGACGATGTGAAGGCCCTGGCGCTCCCCACACTCCGTCACCGCATCCAACTGCGGCCTGAAGCGGAGATGGAGGGAGTCACTGCCGACTCCGTCATCACCGCTGTACTTGCCCACGTGCCGGTGCCCCGATGAGGCGGTGACCATGGCCCTCACCGGAAGAACCGCGCTACTGGCCGCCCTGGGATCACTCCCTGTAGGCATTCTGGCCCCGAGCTGGACAGGCATGCTCGCGGTCAACGCGCCGCTCTCTTTGGCAATTCTGTGCGACTACGCCCTGGCAGCGCCAGTGCGTTCGCTGCGGTTCACCCGATCTGGTGATACATCCGTTCGACTCGGCGACACGGCGAACGTGCAACTCACCGTGACCAACCCTTCGCGCCGTCGGCTTCGCGCTCGTCTTCGGGACGCCTGGCCGCCCAGCAGTTGGTCGTCCGAGGCAGAACAGGCCGCGTCCCACCACACGTTCACCGTGGCCGCCGGAGAACGGGGCCGGATCACCACGTTCCTCCGTCCCGCCCGGCGCGGGGACCATCGGACTGATCGGGTCACCGTCCGCTCGTTCGGCCCGATGGGACTGGCCGCTCGTCAAGGACGACACGACGTCCCGTGGACGGTCCGGGTGCTGCCTCCGTTCACCAGCCGGAAGCATCTTCCCTCGCGTCTGGCGAGGCTTCGCGAACTGGACGGCCGCACCAGTGTCCTGACCCGTGGGGAAGGCACCGAGTTCGACAGTCTGCGTGCCTATGTCCCGGGGGACGACACCCGCTTCATCGACTGGCGGGCGACCGCGCGACAGTCGGCGGTCGCGGTTCGCACCTGGCGGCCCGAGCGGGACCGCCACATTTTCATCGTTCTCGACACCGGTCGTACGTCGGCCGGCCGGGTCGGTGACGTCCCGCGCCTGGACGCGGCCATGGACGCCGCTCTGCTCCTCACCGCACTGGCCACGCGTGCGGGTGACCGTGTGACCCTGCTCGCCTACGACAGGCGCGTCCGAGCCCAGGTCCGGGGCAGGGGGGCGGGGGGCGATGTGCTGTCGGCCGTCGTCGGCGCCATGGCGCCGCTGGAACCGGAACTTGTGGAAACAGACGCCCGGGGCCTGACCACCGTGGCACTGGCCCATGCACCCCGACGTTCGCTGATCGTGTTGCTCACGAGCCTGGACACCGCTGCTGTCGAAGAGGGGCTGCTGCCGGTTCTTCCCCCACTGACCCAGCGCCACACGGTGCTGGTGGCCTCGGTCGCGGATCCCCATGTCGAGGCCATGACCCGCCGACGAGGGTCGATCGACGCGGTGTACGAGGCCGCGGCCGGCACACAGACACACGACCAGCGGAGCCGGACCGCCGACCAGCTCCGCCGACACGGCGTCACCGTCGTCGACGCCCCGCCGAGTGGCCTCGCGCCGGCCCTGGCCGACGCCTATCTCGCCCTGAAGGCGTCCGGTCGGCTCTGACCGACGCGACGAGCTACGACTGGGCGTGGAAAGGCCGCGTCCTGGAGCGTGTCTCCGACGATCGGATTCTGCTTCACACCAACTACCGCCAATGGGGACGACCTGGTCGTCCCCATCTCGGCCGCTCGGCGCTTGCTGATCGACATGGCGCACTTCCTCGTCGTGGAGGCTGCCTGCCTGGCGGATCAGGCGGCTGGGAGAGCGGGACTGGAGTCTCAGGCCCAACGCTGAGTAGATCGCCACCTGGCCCTCGCCTTCCCCACAGGAGCCCTGGCCGGCGACAGCACATCCACCCTGGAACGCAGAAAAGCCCCGTGCCACAAGGGCACGGGGCTTTCCCGGAACAATAGTTCGGCGGCGTCCTACTCTCCCACAGGGTCCCCCCTGCAGTACCATCGGCGCTGAAAGGCTTAGCTTCCGGGTTCGGAATGTAACCGGGCGTTTCCCTAACGCAATGACCACCGAAACACTATGAAATCAACCAACACCGGAGATAAACACGGCAGTTCGTTATTTCAGAACCAACACAGTGGACGCGAGCAACTGAGGACAAGCCCTCGGCCTATTAGTACCAGTCAGCTCCACCCGTTACCGGGCTTCCACATCTGGCCTATCAACCCAGTCGTCTACTGGGAGCCTTAACCACTCAAGGTGGTGGGAACACTCATCTCGAAGCAGGCTTCCCGCTTAGATGCTTTCAGCGGTTATCCTTTCCGAACGTAGCCAACCAGCCATGCCCTTGGCAGGACAACTGGCACACCAGAGGTTCGTCCGTCCCGGTCCTCTCGTACTAGGGACAGCCCTTCTCAATATTCCTACGCGCGCAGCGGATAGGGACCGAACTGTCTCACGACGTTCTAAACCCAGCTCGCGTACCGCTTTAATGGGCGAACAGCCCAACCCTTGGGACCGACTCCAGCCCCAGGATGCGACGAGCCGACATCGAGGTGCCAAACCATCCCGTCGATATGGACTCTTGGGGAAGATCAGCCTGTTATCCCCGGGGTACCTTTTATCCGTTGAGCGACAGCGCTTCCACAAGCCACTGCCGGATCACTAGTCCCGACTTTCGTCCCTGCTCGACCCGTCGGTCTCACAGTCAAGCTCCCTTGTGCACTTACACTCAACACCTGATTGCCAACCAGGCTGAGGGAACCTTTGGGCGCCTCCGTTACTCTTTAGGAGGCAACCGCCCCAGTTAAACTACCCATCAGACACTGTCCCTGATCCGGATCACGGACCCAGGTTAGACATCCAGCACGACCAGAGTGGTATTTCAACGGCGACTCCACAACCACTGGCGTGGCCGCTTCAAAGTCTCCCACCTATCCTACACAAGCCGAACCGAACACCAATATCAAACTATAGTAAAGGTCCCGGGGTCTTTCCGTCCTGCTGCGCGAAACGAGCATCTTTACTCGTAGTGCAATTTCACCGGGCCTATGGTTGAGACAGTCGAGAAGTCGTTACGCCATTCGTGCAGGTCGGAACTTACCCGACAAGGAATTTCGCTACCTTAGGATGGTTATAGTTACCACCGCCGTTTACTGGCGCTTAAGTTCTCAGCTTCGCACACCCGAAAGTGCACTAACCGGTCCCCTTAACGTTCCAGCACCGGGCAGGCGTCAGTCCGTATACATCGCCTTACGGCTTCGCACGGACCTGTGTTTTTAGTAAACAGTCGCTTCTCGCTGGTCTCTGCGGCCACCCCCAGCTCAGGAAGCAAGTTCCCTCACCAGAGATGGCCCCCCTTCTCCCGAAGTTACGGGGGCATTTTGCCGAGTTCCTTAACCATAGTTCACCCGAACGCCTCGGTATTCTCTACCTGACTACCTGAGTTGGTTTAGGGTACGGGCCGCCATGAAACTCGCTAGAGGCTTTTCTCGACAGCATAGGATCATCCACTTCACCACAATCGGCTCGGCATCAGGTCTCAGCCTTAACGTGTGACGGATTTACCTACCACACGGCCTACACCCTTACCCCGGGACAACCACCGCCCGGGCTGGACTACCTTCCTGCGTCACCCCATCGCTTACCTACTACAAGTCTGGTTCATCGGCTCCACCACTACCCTCAACTCCGAAGAGATCAGGCCGGCTTCACGGACTTAGCATCGCCTGATTCAGTACTGGGCGTTTCAAAGCGGGTACCGGAATATCAACCGGTTGTCCATCGACTACGCCTGTCGGCCTCGCCTTAGGTCCCGACTTACCCTGGGCAGATCAGCTTGACCCAGGAACCCTTAGTCAATCGGCGCACACGTTTCTCACGTGTGTATCGCTACTCATGCCTGCATTCTCACTCGTGAACCGTCCACAACTCGCTTCCGCGGCTGCTTCACCCGGCACACGACGCTCCCCTACCCATCCATACTCCCGTTAAGGATATGTGCATGAATGACACGACTTCGGCGGTACGCTTGAGCCCCGCTACATTGTCGGCGCGGAATCACTTGACCAGTGAGCTATTACGCACTCTTTCAAGGGTGGCTGCTTCTAAGCCAACCTCCTGGTTGTCTCTGCGACTCCACATCCTTTTCCACTTAGCGTACGCTTAGGGGCCTTAGTCGATGCTCTGGGCTGTTTCCCTCTCGACCATGGAGCTTATCCCCCACAGTCTCACTGCCGTGCTCTCACTTACCGGCATTCGGAGTTTGGCTAAGGTCAGTAACCCGGTAGGGCCCATCGCCTATCCAGTGCTCTACCTCCGGCAAGAAACACACGACGCTGCACCTAAATGCATTTCGGGGAGAACCAGCTATCACGGAGTTTGATTGGCCTTTCACCCCTAACCACAGGTCATCCCCCAGGTTTTCAACCCTGGTGGGTTCGGTCCTCCACGAAGTCTTACCTCCGCTTCAACCTGCCCAT from Streptomyces sp. NBC_01754 includes:
- a CDS encoding AAA family ATPase, with the protein product MSAPTPEPAEHAATEGSRTDPVFSDSARASLEALRSEIAKAVVGQDPAVTGLVVALLCRGHVLLEGVPGVAKTLLARALAASLELDTKRVQFTPDLMPSDVTGSLVYDARTAEFSFQPGPVFTNILLADEINRTPPKTQSSLLEAMEERQVTVDGTPRALPDPFMVAATQNPVEYEGTYPLPEAQLDRFLLKLTVPLPSRDDEIDVLSRHASGFDPRDLDAAGIRPVAGPADLEAARAAVAKTRVSTEIAAYVVDICRATRTSPSLTLGASPRGATALLSTARAWAWLTGRDYVIPDDVKALALPTLRHRIQLRPEAEMEGVTADSVITAVLAHVPVPR
- a CDS encoding DUF58 domain-containing protein, translated to MALTGRTALLAALGSLPVGILAPSWTGMLAVNAPLSLAILCDYALAAPVRSLRFTRSGDTSVRLGDTANVQLTVTNPSRRRLRARLRDAWPPSSWSSEAEQAASHHTFTVAAGERGRITTFLRPARRGDHRTDRVTVRSFGPMGLAARQGRHDVPWTVRVLPPFTSRKHLPSRLARLRELDGRTSVLTRGEGTEFDSLRAYVPGDDTRFIDWRATARQSAVAVRTWRPERDRHIFIVLDTGRTSAGRVGDVPRLDAAMDAALLLTALATRAGDRVTLLAYDRRVRAQVRGRGAGGDVLSAVVGAMAPLEPELVETDARGLTTVALAHAPRRSLIVLLTSLDTAAVEEGLLPVLPPLTQRHTVLVASVADPHVEAMTRRRGSIDAVYEAAAGTQTHDQRSRTADQLRRHGVTVVDAPPSGLAPALADAYLALKASGRL
- a CDS encoding DUF4129 domain-containing protein; protein product: MKAAGGAAAASVFVRAEDGIPVDIPRVPAREAAQDELSDPRYHEHDPNLLERVLDRFWEWVGELFDGAAGAAPGGRLGLVVIVLIVLGLGAALWWRLGVPQPVARPTEPLFGGVARSAADHREAAQAHAAVHRWTEAVQERMRALVRSLEDRAVLDPRPGRTADEAAVEAGRVLPGHASRLRDAARAFDAVMYGGRTADAATYQTLCALDRDVEAAKPLFTTGTAGGTAR
- a CDS encoding DUF4350 domain-containing protein — encoded protein: MTETTTPPDTPLPTTSVSHTPGEIWRRVRGLLLAALLLTAAGITFAAFHSGGGHGRLDPRSPDPDGSRAVAELLKDRGVTVDVVTTLDEATGAAGPDTTLLVAAPNALTAYQQNTLLNATQGSSGRTVLVAPGRLSVEVLAPGVRAMSRGPVDPLAPGCALPAARSAGTADMGGFRYHTDMDGAVTCYLADGLPTFLTLPGLDSGDTVLLGSPHLLLNDHLDRQGNASLALQTLGSRPHLVWYLPSPTDPSATEDPGDGAGDSGSDDGTAAEDESAFVDLIPSGWLWGTLQLAFAALLAAIWRSRRLGPLVTERLPVIIRASESTEGRARLYRKADARDRAAATLRSAARNRIAPLVGVSSRDAQAPDVLLPAVSTHLGTSDSDAGALLFGPVPSDDAALVLLTDQLDALEREVRTS